In Nitrospira sp. MA-1, the genomic window AGTTCAAATCTGACCCCCATCCCGCTTGAGGTCATGGCGATGGCCTCTCCGTGAAGGCCGGTTGGGTTGCTGTCGAAGAGTGACAGTGCGCGACCTTTTGACGGTGTCAGGGAGGACGGTCCCGCTGCCCGCATTCGGGGATCGAAGCTCAGCCCCTCAATAATACGTTCGCCATCTTTGAATTTGAAAAGCTTTTGGGCCGGATCTCCAAAACCACTGCGAGCCGGTGGGATATCGCCGATGCGGATAGAGTAGGCGCTGCCATAATTGGAAAAGAAGACCACCGATTCAAGGGTGCTTCCCCCTAAGATCGTCATCACTCGATCGCCTTCCCGAACCCGAGCTTTGGAGAGATCTTTAATGAGGCCGACCCGCCGGATCCATCCATCTGTGGAAATGGTGATCACGGCATCTTCTTTGACCCGGAAGGCGTCCGGATCGAATTCAATTTCCTCTGTTTGCTTCCGGCCTATTTTTGTTCGACGTTTGTCACCAAATGCCGTGGCGACTTCCTCCAGTTCTTTTTTCACCACATCCCATAATTTGTTATTAGAAGCCAACAGTGCTTTGAGGTCCTTGGCCTGGCGCAGCTTGTCGGCCAGCTCATCCAGCATCTTCTTGATTTCGGTCCGGGATAATTTATAAATGGGCGTCTCCAGAATTGCGTCGGTTTGAATTGGTTCCAATCCGAATCGTTGTTGGAGTTTTTCCGCAGAATCGGCTTTGCCCTCACTTTGCCGGATGATCTTGAGCACCTGATCCAGGGCGTCAAAGATGAGTTTAAATCCATTCAGGATATGGATTCGTTTTTCCAGGACTTGCAAATCGTAGCTGAATCTTCGTTTGACGGTAACAAAGCGAAAGTCGATGAACTGTTCCAGCATCTGCTTGAGATTCAGGCAGTCAGGACGGGCCACGGTCGATCCGGGTACGGGAACCAGGCACGTTAAATTGACGGAAAAATTATTCTGCAGTGGCGTATGTTTAAAGAGATAGGCCATCGCCAGATGGGGATCGGCATCTTTTTGTGTCTCAAGGGCAATTTGAACTTCGGTCGTGGATTCATCCCGGACATCCACAAGTTGCGGAACCTTTTTGGTGATAATTAATTCGCCGATCCGTTCTACAATCGTGGACTTATCGACGGCAAAGGGAATGGAGGTAATCAGAATGGCCGATTTCCCGTGATCCAAAGCTTTGACCTCATATTCTCCACGAAGCCGGATCGACCCCTGTCCGGTTTCATACATTTCCCGGATTTCTGTTTTGTTGTTCAGGATTTCCCCACCAGTCGGGAAGTCCGGGCCTTTGAGGTATTTCATGAGATCGGCAATAGAGGCGTCCCGGTTCGCAATCAAGGCAATTGCGGCCTGGATCACCTCTCCTAGATTATGGGGAGGGATATTGGTGGCCATGCCCACGGCAATCCCTGTGGATCCATTCACCAACAGATTGGGAAAGCGGGCGGGGAGGACCAGCGGCTCTTCCGCCTTGCCATCGTAATTGGGTTGGAAGTCGACGGTGTTTTTATTCAGTTCGTTCAGGAGTTCGAGTGCGAGGGGTGTCAGACGGGCTTCGGTATAGCGATAGGCGGCAGGACGGTCTCCGTCCTGGCTGCCAAAATTTCCATGGCCATCGACCAGGGTGTTGCGCAATGACCAGGGCTGGGCCATTCGCGCCATCGCGTCATAGACCGCCGCGTCCCCATGTGGATGCCATTCACCGATGACCGACCCCACAACTTTGGCGCTCTTGATGGGTGGCCGGTCAGGCACCAGGCGATGGTTGTGAAACATGGAAAATAAAATGCGTCGCTGCACCGGTTTCAATCCATCCCGGATATCCGGAAGGGCCCGAGAGGTAATGACCGAGAGGGCATAATTGAGATAGCGTTGTCGCGTGGTTTCATCCAACGGAACCGGAATGATCACCGATGGGGTCTTATTGGAAGAATCTGTGCCTGAACGGGTTCGTTTGGCCATACGTTCGTATCCTTTGATAACTCAGAGGGTCTTGAAAATCATGCGGGAATCAGGATTTCGGAGGGTGAAGCCGTCTTATCACATTATTGGACTGGTGGGGGTTCGGGGCCAAGGTGTTTTGTCGGCGGCTCCGGTTCTTCGTCAGTTGGTTTAACAAGAGAAGGCAATCCTAACTGGTCCTTGATACGAGTTTTCACCCAAAACGGATCCCACCATTCCGTGGGATTCACCTGTTCGCCATGCAAAATCAAACTAAAATGCAGGTGGTCTCCGGCGGCGAGGCCAGTGGTGCCTGATTTGCCAATGGGTTGGCCCAGAGTGACAGCCTCACCGGTTTTGACTTCGATTGAGGACAGATGTGCATACAAAGAAAGCAACCCGTATCCATGATCTAAAATAATTGTGTTCCCATAAATTCCCAGGTATCCGGCAAACACCACAATTCCGTGGTTAGCAGCTTCGACGGGATAATGCTGGGTAACGGCAAGGTCAAACCCTAAATGATCCTGGGTATCGACGACCTGCCCGTTATACATGTATTTGCGATGATCGGCGAAGGAGGCTTCAACTTTGGACCCCGACAGTTGGCGAAACGCCCCCTTCCAGAGGAATTCCTTGCGGCTAACCTTGGCCAGATTGGTAATGGTATCGTTATTCATCTTGCGTAACTTGTCGTTGACAAGAAGGAAATCCTTCAGCGAATCACCCAGGCTTTGTAACTCGGGGGTTTGAGCCAGGATGGAGGGGACGGTTTTTCGAATGAAGGATTCGGAAATATTGATGGAGCGGGTACGCCAGGCTTGAGGTTTGACCTTGAAATTCACATCCATGATGGCGGAGTTGCCAAATCCGTCGTCTGCAATCACTTGAATCGGTGTCGAGGACGGTAAATTATAGGGAAAGGCAATAAAGGCAAACATACCGGCCTTGTCAGGTGCAGGATATCCTGGGAAGAAGGCCTTTCCAATTTTTACCCCGTGAATAGACACTTCTGGGATTACTCGATACCTTACGATTCCTGCTCCACCTTGCACGATGGTCGTGGGGGCCGATAGGAGTTCCAATCGGGGCGGCGTGAATTGTGGGGTAAATTCCTTTTCCAGCCGTTGTCCGTTACCTTCAAACCAGTTTCGCCAGGAATAATCCCGTGCGGTCACAATGAGTTGAGCCTGCCCTTGTCGTCGCGGCAGATCCCCGTCGGCATAGGGAATGACGTCCAGCGTGAATTCATGGTCATGTCCGCCCGTCGCCGAAAGCCATCCTGCAGAAGGAAAGGACTGGTCGGCGAGAACGAAGGTTTCCAAATTGTGAATGATGCGAACGGAGATGTCGCGAAGGCCGGTTTCAGGATCATGAATACGGAGAACCAGGGGTGTGGTTGGACCGACCTGCTCGAATGGTTGCTCGAGGGAGATTTCAGGAGCAGTGGAATCTCCCCATCGTGCGTTCCCAATTAATCCCAGGTAAATGGCGATAAGAGCCAGGACAATGATAATCAGAAAGGCTTTTTTGGACACGATTGGGGTAACTCTTTTTCCAGAGGATTATGCGAGCAGGACAAAAAAATGTTCCTCTTCTTATACCATACCCAGCCTTCAGAGCAAGTGTGTGGCGCGTTTGAAATGACGGTGAAGCGGGCGACTGTGAATTACGACCTTAGAAATGGCTGCTCTGTACTCTTGACATGGACAGGATGATCGCCTAGCCTGTTCCGGGCTTCAGTCAGGCCCTAAGTCTCATATCCCTCCTCTCGGGCAATGTATTCCGTCAAGATGGAGATGTGGGAATTCCCGCTCCTTGAATAATTGATCAGGAGTTTGGTTTCGAGGAAGAAGCCGGTGGGTTCTTGGTTCCAAACACATTCCCGAACATTTTCTCGATATTTCTTTATTTTGACAAATGGTGTTCCGATATATGCCGGTAGTGCCGAACCGGCTTCAGCCTGATCGGCATTATTTGAATCAACCGTCTTTCCACATGGGGGGCTCATGCCAGGGTTGAGTGACATTCTAGGGTGGTTTTCGAGCGATTTAGCCATCGATTTAGGAACGGCCACGACACTGGTCTATGTTCGTGGAAAAGGGATCGTCCTGAGTGAACCCTCGGTGGTGGCTATTGAAAAACAATCGAATACGGTGTTGGCCGTGGGCGTCGAAGCCAAACGCATGGTGGGGAGGACGCCGGGAAATATTGTGGCGATCCGGCCAATCAAAGAAGGCGTTATCGCCGATTTCGCCATGACCGAGCGCATGTTGCATTATTTTATTACCAAAGCGCATAACCGGCGGGCGTTCGTCCGGCCTCGCTGTATTATTGGTGTCCCATCCCGTATTACCGAAGTTGAGCAACGTGCTGTTCGTGAATCGGCCACTCAAGCGGGCGCTCGGGAAGTCTATCTCATTGAAGAACCGGTTGCGGCAGCCATCGGTGCCGGGTTACCGATCACGGAGCCCTCAGGGAACATGGTGATCGACATTGGAGGAGGTACGACCGATATTGCCGTCATTTCCCTTGGGGGCATTGTCTGCAGCGAGTCGGTAAAGGTGGCGGGTGATTCCATGGATGACGCCATCATGAGCTATATCAAGCGTCGGTATAATTTGCTGATCGGTGATCACATGGCGGAGAAAGTGAAAATCGAGGTCGGATCGGCCTATCCGTTAGAACAAGCCAAAACGATGATGGTCAAAGGGAGGGATATGATTTCAGGTATTCCCAGGACGGTGGTGGTGAATGACTCTGAAATCCGGGAAGCGTTGGAAGATCCCATACATGCCATCGTGAATGCCTTACGAAACGCGCTGGAGAATACGCCGCCGGAGTTAGCCGGAGATATTATCGATAAGGGTGTGGTGATTACAGGCGGGGGTTCGTTATTGCCGGGCATCGCCACGCGGTTTCAGGAGGAAACCAATCTGCCCATCATTACGGTGGAGGATCCTTTGACCTCCGTGGTGTATGGCGTGGGAAAAGCCCTTGATGAAGTCGATTTATTTCAAAAGATTCAAAAGTTTTAATGGTGGTCTAGGGCAATCCGGCAGTGGCGTTGGGTACAATCTGAAAAATCTTACCTTGATGACCGACCACATAGATTTCTCCCTCGCGATCTTCTCCAAAGGACGCAATTTGTAAATCCGTATCCAGCAGTTGTGTGGTCTGCCCGTCGCGGTAGCCCCAGATTTCACCGGTACAATAATCCCCGAACACATAGACTCCTTCTAGCCATGGCACGTGTTTCCCACGATAGACATAGCCCCCGGTCACCGAACATCGTCCCTGTTCGTGCCGATATTCTGTAACCGGACGGACCACACCCTCGGCCAATTCGCAGTTTTTGCTGGGCTTGAAGCAGTGACTCCCTTCAAAGAGTCGCCATCCATAGTTTTTCCCTTTTGCAATTACATCTATTTCTTCCCAAAGATTCTGTCCCACATCCCCGGCCCATAATTCCCCGGTCTGGCGGTCAAAGGAAAAACGCCAGGGGTTTCGAAGGCCAAGGGCAAAAATTTCAGGTTGGCCTTGTTGTCCGACAAATGGATTGTCTGCAGGGATGCGGTAGGGAGGGGGTCCATTCACATCAATCCGAAGGATTTTTCCTAGCAATGACTGTCGGTCTTGCGCTCGATTCTCGGGATCCCCACCTGCTCCGCCGTCTCCCATCCCAATGTACAACAATGCGTCCGGGCCAAAAGCGATCATGCCACCGTTATGGTTGCCGTAGGGTTGTGGAATGACGAGTCTGATGGTTTCCTGAGGGTTTGCTTGATTGGGGGCTGGTGAAACTTGATGCTCAGCAATCACCGTAGCGCCGTCCTGTGCCCTTGTGTAGTTGACAAAAAACCGGCCATTCGTTGAGTACTGAGGATGGAATGCCAGTCCCAGGAGCCCTCGTTCCCCTCCTGTGGACAGTTTTTCTGTTATATCCAAGAAAAGAGACGGAATCCGTTGGCCTGGAGTCAGGATAACAATGCGGCCATGTTGTTCTACCACGAATAAGCGTTTGGTCTGATCCGGACTGCCTGTAAGAAAAACAGGCTTGGAAAATTCATGCTCCACCACGGGTTGCAATCCAATGGGTCCATTGGCAGGAGCAGGTTTTCCAGAAAGGCTCCAACTCAACGTGGACCAAAGGCCTACCGCTATCCCTATGATGATTCCCATCGTCAGGGGGCCTCGTCGCCTTTGAGTCGGTCGATGGAGACGAAATGGGTGTTTTCTGGAAATGATGGAGGGGAATGGGGATTGCCCGGGAAATCGACGCCTTGTTATAACTTGAGAAGCCATAAGTTAATGTAAAGGAGAGTGAGATGATCCTAAAGTATGAGTCCGATATTTTAGATGACGAAAATGCCAGAGGGAATTTCTATCATGTCTGTCAGGGAAAGGTCCAGGACACGCCGGTAGGCATTCCTCCTGATGATCAGCCCTATGAATGCCCCGCGTGTGGCATTGATCTGGAACAGGAAGATTTTATGTTGGCGCAACAACGGGGCTGGTCCTAATTGTTAGGAGAGGCCACCCCCATCTTATTGTAGGGAGGACCAGATGGAGTTACCACGTAGCCACGAGAGAAAAACGGTATCGGTCATGCGCGGCCGCATGATGCTGTGTTCGGCTTGTTTCGACAGCATTCATGAAGAAAACTTAGTGGATGAAAAAAACTATGTGGCAGACCATGAGGCTTTTTTTGATCTTATTTGTCCGGGCTGCGAAGATTTGAACCGTCCCCTCATCGACGATATGCTGGGCAGTTCGGAATAGCCCCAATCTTCATTTGATTGGACATGCTGAATGGGGTCCTCCACTCCAGGCCACCGCATCTTCTTTCCGGTATTCTGCATCTCCCAGACTAGCCAATCCTGCCAATGAAATTTATGAGTCGGCGTTTGCTTAGAAGGCTGGGAATTGTCTACCCAAGCTTCTTGTGCCACCGCCGCGAAATGACGGAGCTGGCCCATCTCCTCCGATTGTTCAATCGGTTCGTCTTTTCAGAACCTTCCTGGTCGTCAACGTCATGTTCTTGTTCGTTTCCTAAACTCCTGTACAGATGAGACCGATAAGAAGAAGAGGGTCCAAAGTCGTCGTGAAGATTCCCGAGAAGGAGGTGTCCTATGGGAGGCTTCAGATCTGGTCCACTTATCTTTATGGTCTTTGGGGTTGCCCCCATTTTCCTGTTTGCCTCCCCCACTCCCGCGTTGCCGTGTGAATCTCTACTCAATCCTCTGGCGTTTCAGGTTACGACCTTCACCCAAAACACCCTGCTTCCCAATGGCATGATGGCCATTCGGTATCCGGCAACTGAGCAGGAAGTTTCTCCGCATGTCAGTGTGCATCGAATATTGATGGTGATTCCGGGATTACAGGAATCACTTCCGGAAGCCTCTGATATACACTATCGAATTGTTGAGGGAGATGGCACGATCGGCTGGATAACCTATATCGTTTCCGCCCATGCATTGTTCTATGGCGTGGGTGAGGATTCCTTAGGCTTTCCGGAAAAGATGTGGATTGATCCCGAAGAGGATGGGCTGAACGGCAACGAACACATCAATGGCAGGTAAACTGATTCAGGGAAATGAGGCGTCATACGCCTCCAGGGTAGATTGCCAGCCCGTTTAATTCATCGAGCAGGCGCCGGGTCCCCGGGGATCTCCACAGGATCCGCAACTGCCCGGATCAACAATATTCATTCCACTACCTGTCCCGCCTACGGCAAATCCTGTCAGTTGTTTTTCTAACGTGTTGGCCTGACACTTTGGACATTCCGGAATTGTCGAGCTATGGACAAGCATTTCAAAATGATGCGAACATCCTTGACACTTATAGGCAAATATCGGCATGGGTTCTGGACCTCCTTTTCAATGAAGTGGTAGATCTATTATAGGCGACCACATGAGATAAGGACAATGGAGGATCGCGAAGGGAGCGGGTTTACGGTCATGATGGAGAAGGAGAAAAAGATGTATCAAGAAGAGGAATCATTTAATCTGCGGTTTTCCCTGGAAGCCAATTTCCCGGATGAATATGAGGGCGAGGAAGATGAAAGGGCGTGGCTTGCCCATTGGGAAGAAAAAGTGAAGCCTGATATCGTGAAAAGTATATTTCGCACATTGGAACAGTACCCTGACTGGGTGGCACGTTTTCGCAATCGAGGGATGGCAGCCACGGACGAGATTGAAATTGTCTTAGAAAAAACCTATACCGATTCTACATTGAATTAACCGTATTATGATCTTTTGGCCATTCGTGAAACGGTATGGAATCTTAGTTATTGCCTGGGTTTGTTTGGCTGGAGGTCCTGCCTATGCCCAGAATCTTATCTATTCCCCCACACCGGGCAATCCGGTTGGACGCGCTCCGCAAGCCATCACAGCGGGAGATTTCAATGGAGACGGATTGTGGGATATGGCGACGGTTAACAGCACTTCCGACGACGTCTCAGTGCTCTTAGGCAACGGCAATGGCACCTTTCAATCTGCGGTATCCTTTGGAGTCGGGAAAATTCCCCTGGCGGTGGTGGCCGCCGATATGGATGGCGACAGCCGTCTCGACTTGGTCCTGGCGTTAACCGGCTCTGATCAGGTCGTTGTGCTGAAAGGTGAGGGCACAGGAATGTTTCAGAAGTTGGCCAGCCAGGGGGCAGGCAAGGGGACGACCTTTTTAGCGGTCCGGGATCTTAACGGGGATGGGTGGAGTGATGTGGTGGCAGTGAATAGCGGACGATTTGGTTACTACCCGCCTTTTGATCTTGCGGTGCTCTTAAATGATGGCAAGGGAGGCATGTTGGCCCCCGTGACTTATGAACAGAACGGGCGTGACGGAATGTTTCCTACCGGTGTGCTGGTCGAGGATCTGACAGGCGATGGAAAACCGGATCTTGCGGTAACATGGAGTCAGCCGAGTTGGCGTTCTCCCAACGGGCTTGTCTCCATACTGAAGAATGCCGGGAATGGGACATTTGCCCCTGAGAAGGAACTCAAGTCTGGTTTTACCTTAAGCGCGGTTCAGGGGGCCGACATCAACCATGATGGATTGGTTGACCTTGCCGTGACCAGCCTCTTTTCGGACAGCGTTCGTATTCTGCTTCAGCAGGATGGAGGAACGTTTACCGAATTGGATCCCATTAAAGTGGGCTTTGCCCCGGTGGGCGTGACGTTTCGGGATTTTAATGGGGATCAAGAAATAGACATGGTTGTGGTCAATCGTGATTCCAATAGTCTGTCGATTTTGTTGGGGGATGGAGCCGGCCTTTTTACCTCAGCGGGACACTTTGGTGTTGGAGCCGCGCCGTCAGCCATGGTTGTGGAGGATTTTGATCAAGACCAATTTCCCGATTTGGCCACGGCCAGCACCAATGCCGATGGCGTTTCGGTACTGCTTAGCGGAGATGCGGCTATCCCCCTCCCAAGCCTGAGCACCGATGTCCTGGTCTATGAGATGGAGTCGGGCCAGGAGACGGATCCCTCCTCCTCTACTCATGTGGTGCGGGTCTCCAACATTGGATTGGGACTTCTCAAAATTGTGGATGTGAAGATCACCGGCAATGAAGCGGATGCCTTTTCTGTTGTGGAGAACACTTGCGCGGATGTCACGTTGCATACGGGCGATTCGTGCATGCTCAATGTCGGATTCGCTCTACATGAGCCGGGAACGCACTATGCCATGCTTATGGTTCACGATAATGCCAGCGGTAGTCCGCGTCGTGTGGTGTTAAAAGCTCTGGTGAAAAGTTAAGAAGGTGCTCTCCTGAGCATGAATGTGAAACTGAACCAGCTCTTTTGACCCTCCCTTCATCCCGTTATTTGAATTCTGCGCTTCAAACCTTTCCCAAAATCCGGTATGCTCTTCTTCCGTTTCCTGAAGCAGAGTGACTTTCATGTCGACTTCCGGTCAATCCAGTCAAAATGTGTGGGTGGGTATCGATATTGGGGGGACCTTTACCGACTTTGTGGTCTGTTCCTCCTCGGATCAATCTCTTCCTCTTCAGCGATTTAAAATTCTTTCGACCCCGGCCGATCCTGCGGAAGCGGTCCTGCAAGGGTTAGCCCGTCTTTCTCACCATCCTGGTCGTCATATTGTGCATGGTTCCACCGTGGCCACTAATGCCATCCTGGAACGGAAAGGGGCTCGGACGGCTCTCATCACGACTAAAGGTTTTCGCGATGTGCTGCTTATTGGACGGCAAAATCGTCCTGATTTGTATGACCTGTTCCCTGTCATTCCTCCGCCCTTAGTCCCTCGTGAATGGTCCTTCGAAATCTTGGAGCGGGTGGATTGTGAAGGGAACATCCTGACGCCTCTTCAGGAACAAGATCTTGTCTCAATTCTTGAAATGTTCCGGCGTGAGGCGATTCAGTCTGTGGGCGTGTCGTTTCTGTTTTCCTTTGTGAATCCTGCTCATGAGCAATGGGTGACGGCGCGCTTGCGTGACGAAGGATTCTTTGTGACGGGTTCCTCTGAAATCCTGCCGGAATTTCGGGAATATGAACGAACCAGTACGACGCTGGTGAATGCCTATGTGTCTCCCGTGCTCGATGCCTATTTGGGCCGTTTAGAACGGGAGATAAAACCGACCGAGTTTCATATTGTGCAATCGAACGGGGGACGTATTTCCGTCGCCCAAGCGCGAGGGCATGGTGTCCGCTCCATTCTGTCCGGTCCGGCCGGGGGTGTGGTGGGTGCGCGATACCTGGCAGGGTTGGCGGGCTTCACCAGGATTCTGACCTATGATATGGGCGGGACGTCCACAGACGTGGCGTTGGTCAATGAGACGATTCACGTCACGACAGAAGCCAAAGTTGGGGGGAATCCCATTCGTGTGCCTGTCATCGATATCCATACAGTCGGTGCCGGAGGTGGCTCCCTGGCTACCGTCGATGCGGGCGGTAATCTTCGTGTGGGACCTCAAAGTGCCGGAGCGCAACCGGGTCCGGTGTGTTATGGGCGGGGCGGGACGATTCCGACGGTCACCGATGCCCATGTGGTCCTGGGTCGATTGCCGACTGACGGGTTTTTAGGTGGCCGGATGGGATTGAATGTCGAAGCGGCGCAACAGGCGTTCGATGAACTGAGCCGGCAGATGGTTCTGACACCTCGTTCCGGTTTGGATATCCGGCAGACCTTGGCCTTGGGCATGATCCAAATTGCCAATGTGCATATGGAGCGCGCGTTGCGTGTCATCTCGGTGGAGCGGGGAGAAGATCCGAGGGAAACCGTCTTGGTGGCATTTGGTGGTGCAGGCGGATTACATGCGTGTGATCTGGCCAGGGCGTTGGGTATCCCGCACGTGATGGTGTCACCCATGGCCGCCACGCTCTCGGCTCTGGGCATGTTGGCTGCGGATGTGCAATTGGATTACGTCCAGACGGTGATGTTGCCGGGAAGCACGCCGATGGAGATTCTTGAACAGTCGACGCAACCGTTGGTTGATCAGGGGCAAGAAGACTTACATCGGGAAGGCGTGGATCCTGACCAATGGGTTCTCTCTCGAATCGTCGATGTTCGATATGTCGGTCAATCCTTCGACTTAGCGGTGCCGCTGACTTCCAAATTTCACGAGGAATTTCATCGGATCCATCACGCACGCTATGGCTATAGCCAGACAGAGACGCCTATCGAAATTGTAAATGTACGAGTCCGGGCAGTCGGCCATGTGACGCCGCCGACCATTCCCACCAGGCCGCTGGGGTCAGCCGATCCGACTGCAGCCAAGTGGGAAGATCGTCCGGTAGTTTTGCCTCAAGGGATGCAACCGGTCCCGCATTATTGGGGAACCCGCTTGTGTCCGGGACATGAAATCAATGGACCGGCTATTCTGGTTCTGGATGATACGACGATCTATATCGGACCCACGGATCATGCCGCGATTGATACCTATTCGAATATTCTTATAAAGGTTGGAGCCACCGATGGATGATCCCATTCGCACAGAAATGATGAAGCACCGGTTGGTGTCTGTGGCTGAAGAAATGGGCGCTCGCCTGCAAAGGGCTGCCTTCTCGCCCAACATTAAAGAACGCTGTGATTTTTCCTGCGCGGTGTTTGATGCATCCGGAAACTTGGTCGCGCAAGCAGCGCATATTCCCGTTCATCTTGGCGCCATGCCGCTGTCGGTGCAAGCCTGCCTTGAGTCCTTGACGTTGGCGCCTGGTGATGTGGCCATGGTCAACGATCCCTATCGCGGGGGCACGCATCTTCCCGATCTTACAGTGGTCTCGCCAATTTTTATGACAAACACCTCTCCTCCTACTCTCTTAGGGTTGGTCGCTAATCGCGCGCACCATGCCGATATTGGCGGGATGTCGGCAGGGTCGATGCCGTTGTCGCAAGAAATATATCAAGAAGGACTGATTATTCCTCCAGTGAAACTCATGGTGGGCGGTAAAAAAAATGATGACGTCTGGCGGCTGTTCTTAGCGAATGTCCGGACTCCAGAGGAACGCATGGGTGATCTCCAGGCTCAATTGGCGGCGAATCAGATTGGAAGTGAACGGATGCGAGCGATGGCTGAACGGTTTGGCATGCAACCGCTGCTCGCGGAAATGGATGCCTTGCTTCGTTATAGCGAACGCATGACCCGCCAGTTAATCAGCATGTTGCCCAATGGCTGCTACCGTTTTGAAGATGCCCTGGATAACGATGGATTCACCGAGGAACCTGCTGTCATTCGTGTCGCCATTATGATCGAAGATGAAGAAGTCACGGTCGATTTTTCGGGAACCGATGCGCAGCGGCCTGGTAGCATTAACGCCGTCTATCCGGTCACGTTGTCCGCAGTGGCCTATGTGTTCCGATGTGTATTGGGGTTGGATATCCCTGCCAATAGCGGATGCCTTCGACCGATTCACATTATTGCGCCGGAAGGCACGCTGGTAAATGCCCGTCGTCCTGCCGCGGTGGCGGCCGGAAATGTCGAAACCTCCCAGCGAATCGTGGATATCCTGCTGGGAGCCCTGGCGCAAGCCTGCCCTGATCGCATTCCGGCAGCCAGCCAGGGAACCATGAACAACCTCACCATCGGTGGATGGGATCAACGACACAACCGGCCCTTTGCCTATTACGAAACCATCGGAGGCGGAATGGGTGCAGGTCCTCAATTCGATGGGGCGAGCGGACGCCATTCACACATGACTAATACGCTGAATACCCCGGTGGAAGCCGTTGAATATGCCTATCCATTTCGAATTTCCCGCTATGCTTTGCGCGAAGGTTCAGGAGGAAGCGGTCAGTATCAAGGTGGAGATGGAATCGTGCGGACATACGAATTTCTTCAACCTGCCGAGGTGACGTTGTTGTCCGACCGACGGATTACCAAGCCCTATGGATTGGAGGGGGGGGCACCAGGTGAATCCGGGTGCAACAACCTGAGACAAAACGGCGTTGAAAAAGACGTGAGTGGAAAATGTTCATTCCCCGTTGAAGCAGGCGATGAACTCACCATCGATACTCCGGGCGGCGGCGGTTTCGGAAAATCCTGAAGCCGTCCCACCGGGATGTTTCTACAGCTAATCCATACAGAAATTATGGTTCTGGTTTTATACCTTCACGATGCATGTGGGGAATCCTTATGAAGGGATGGCCAGTCAAAACATGTTCGGAGGTGAATACGTCACAATAGTGCACCCAACTTACGCGTCAAATGGATTT contains:
- a CDS encoding zinc ribbon domain-containing protein gives rise to the protein MPIFAYKCQGCSHHFEMLVHSSTIPECPKCQANTLEKQLTGFAVGGTGSGMNIVDPGSCGSCGDPRGPGACSMN
- a CDS encoding PQQ-dependent sugar dehydrogenase gives rise to the protein MGIIIGIAVGLWSTLSWSLSGKPAPANGPIGLQPVVEHEFSKPVFLTGSPDQTKRLFVVEQHGRIVILTPGQRIPSLFLDITEKLSTGGERGLLGLAFHPQYSTNGRFFVNYTRAQDGATVIAEHQVSPAPNQANPQETIRLVIPQPYGNHNGGMIAFGPDALLYIGMGDGGAGGDPENRAQDRQSLLGKILRIDVNGPPPYRIPADNPFVGQQGQPEIFALGLRNPWRFSFDRQTGELWAGDVGQNLWEEIDVIAKGKNYGWRLFEGSHCFKPSKNCELAEGVVRPVTEYRHEQGRCSVTGGYVYRGKHVPWLEGVYVFGDYCTGEIWGYRDGQTTQLLDTDLQIASFGEDREGEIYVVGHQGKIFQIVPNATAGLP
- a CDS encoding rod shape-determining protein, which codes for MPGLSDILGWFSSDLAIDLGTATTLVYVRGKGIVLSEPSVVAIEKQSNTVLAVGVEAKRMVGRTPGNIVAIRPIKEGVIADFAMTERMLHYFITKAHNRRAFVRPRCIIGVPSRITEVEQRAVRESATQAGAREVYLIEEPVAAAIGAGLPITEPSGNMVIDIGGGTTDIAVISLGGIVCSESVKVAGDSMDDAIMSYIKRRYNLLIGDHMAEKVKIEVGSAYPLEQAKTMMVKGRDMISGIPRTVVVNDSEIREALEDPIHAIVNALRNALENTPPELAGDIIDKGVVITGGGSLLPGIATRFQEETNLPIITVEDPLTSVVYGVGKALDEVDLFQKIQKF
- a CDS encoding M23 family metallopeptidase; the encoded protein is MSKKAFLIIIVLALIAIYLGLIGNARWGDSTAPEISLEQPFEQVGPTTPLVLRIHDPETGLRDISVRIIHNLETFVLADQSFPSAGWLSATGGHDHEFTLDVIPYADGDLPRRQGQAQLIVTARDYSWRNWFEGNGQRLEKEFTPQFTPPRLELLSAPTTIVQGGAGIVRYRVIPEVSIHGVKIGKAFFPGYPAPDKAGMFAFIAFPYNLPSSTPIQVIADDGFGNSAIMDVNFKVKPQAWRTRSINISESFIRKTVPSILAQTPELQSLGDSLKDFLLVNDKLRKMNNDTITNLAKVSRKEFLWKGAFRQLSGSKVEASFADHRKYMYNGQVVDTQDHLGFDLAVTQHYPVEAANHGIVVFAGYLGIYGNTIILDHGYGLLSLYAHLSSIEVKTGEAVTLGQPIGKSGTTGLAAGDHLHFSLILHGEQVNPTEWWDPFWVKTRIKDQLGLPSLVKPTDEEPEPPTKHLGPEPPPVQ
- a CDS encoding DNA topoisomerase 4 subunit A → MAKRTRSGTDSSNKTPSVIIPVPLDETTRQRYLNYALSVITSRALPDIRDGLKPVQRRILFSMFHNHRLVPDRPPIKSAKVVGSVIGEWHPHGDAAVYDAMARMAQPWSLRNTLVDGHGNFGSQDGDRPAAYRYTEARLTPLALELLNELNKNTVDFQPNYDGKAEEPLVLPARFPNLLVNGSTGIAVGMATNIPPHNLGEVIQAAIALIANRDASIADLMKYLKGPDFPTGGEILNNKTEIREMYETGQGSIRLRGEYEVKALDHGKSAILITSIPFAVDKSTIVERIGELIITKKVPQLVDVRDESTTEVQIALETQKDADPHLAMAYLFKHTPLQNNFSVNLTCLVPVPGSTVARPDCLNLKQMLEQFIDFRFVTVKRRFSYDLQVLEKRIHILNGFKLIFDALDQVLKIIRQSEGKADSAEKLQQRFGLEPIQTDAILETPIYKLSRTEIKKMLDELADKLRQAKDLKALLASNNKLWDVVKKELEEVATAFGDKRRTKIGRKQTEEIEFDPDAFRVKEDAVITISTDGWIRRVGLIKDLSKARVREGDRVMTILGGSTLESVVFFSNYGSAYSIRIGDIPPARSGFGDPAQKLFKFKDGERIIEGLSFDPRMRAAGPSSLTPSKGRALSLFDSNPTGLHGEAIAMTSSGMGVRFELDTFQEPSTRLGRKFCKLKEGEEVVGVSQVTAPLKKTVVAVVSAQGRALLCQAEEVAQLAGPGRGVIVLKLDGDDTVVGFSLLSSKEEELVLIKEDGGTLSVSLRKYQVVGRGGKGHPLFRRGRLTGMVPAELTVPIFQSEGAP